In Planctomicrobium piriforme, a single genomic region encodes these proteins:
- a CDS encoding MBL fold metallo-hydrolase: MTSIHHINCGTLLVPGYPTVVCHCLLLEENGELALIDSGIGLLDVRNPVERLGQQLIDLAGFQFNEADTAVRRIESLGFSPSQVRHIVLTHCDPDHAGGLADFPDAQVHVAQEEFDHLARGHWRYVPRQFEHHPRWQKYRSSPHIWFGLQARPVALGFSTEVLLIPLFGHTLGHCGVAVQQGDRWLLHVGDAYYLRAELTDDNHPVASLAAQRADDDQLRRASLAELRRLFHEHGDQIDMFGYHDISELAGRQGP, translated from the coding sequence ATGACCTCGATCCATCACATCAATTGCGGAACTCTCCTGGTCCCCGGCTATCCGACGGTCGTCTGTCACTGCCTGTTGCTGGAAGAGAACGGCGAGTTGGCGCTGATTGATTCGGGCATCGGCCTGCTGGATGTTCGGAACCCGGTCGAACGTCTGGGGCAGCAGTTGATCGACCTCGCGGGCTTTCAATTCAACGAGGCTGACACCGCAGTCCGAAGAATTGAGAGCCTGGGTTTCTCGCCATCACAAGTGCGACACATCGTTTTGACGCACTGCGATCCCGATCACGCAGGTGGTCTCGCCGACTTTCCCGATGCCCAGGTGCATGTCGCCCAGGAAGAATTCGATCACCTCGCTCGCGGCCACTGGCGTTATGTGCCTCGCCAGTTTGAGCATCATCCACGCTGGCAGAAATACCGTTCGTCGCCGCACATCTGGTTTGGATTACAGGCACGGCCCGTCGCGCTGGGTTTCTCAACCGAGGTTCTGCTGATTCCGTTGTTTGGTCACACGCTGGGTCACTGCGGAGTCGCAGTCCAGCAGGGCGACCGTTGGCTATTGCATGTGGGCGACGCGTATTACCTGAGAGCAGAATTGACCGACGACAACCATCCCGTCGCCTCCCTGGCGGCTCAACGCGCTGACGACGATCAACTGCGACGAGCCAGCCTTGCCGAGTTACGACGGCTGTTCCACGAACATGGCGATCAGATTGACATGTTCGGCTACCATGACATCAGCGAACTGGCGGGGCGCCAGGGCCCGTAG
- a CDS encoding sugar phosphate isomerase/epimerase family protein — translation MPHHPTIFLSAFADEAANRKTAIEQLAVLAALGLKYYSPRFVDVTGAGKVKHVVELDEAELAQLASLQTEYGMSVTSIGSRLGKIKLLDKEDGSHNKFVPFDEYMQGEVASTIRAAKALDAKLIRGFSFYQPKGDAPEKYVDQAVPLIGKIADEFAKHGIVYGLEVEANLIGQNGRMLAELAKKLNRDNLVVIFDGGNLSSQNMDPVQCFKEYEAMRPYIGWIHIKDYAIDSSLEWKGYVDEERLKNFVPANVGDSGHELILRDFRDHIPAATARMQKFGLPGTFLELEPHLKGGGQFGGFSGPDGMGVAVRALCSVLDYVGIDYDLRTMCDIKKARGF, via the coding sequence ATGCCGCACCATCCGACGATTTTTCTGAGCGCCTTTGCCGACGAAGCCGCCAATCGCAAAACCGCCATCGAACAGCTGGCGGTCCTCGCCGCGCTGGGGCTCAAATACTACAGCCCCCGCTTTGTGGACGTCACCGGCGCCGGCAAGGTGAAGCACGTCGTCGAACTCGATGAAGCGGAATTGGCCCAACTCGCCAGCCTGCAGACCGAGTACGGCATGTCAGTCACCAGCATCGGTTCGCGGCTGGGGAAAATCAAACTGCTCGACAAGGAAGACGGCTCGCACAACAAGTTCGTCCCGTTTGACGAGTACATGCAGGGAGAAGTCGCCAGCACCATCCGCGCCGCCAAGGCCCTGGATGCAAAACTCATTCGCGGGTTCTCGTTCTACCAACCCAAGGGAGACGCCCCGGAGAAATACGTCGATCAGGCGGTCCCGTTGATCGGCAAAATCGCCGATGAGTTCGCCAAGCATGGCATCGTCTACGGCCTCGAAGTGGAAGCCAATCTCATTGGTCAGAACGGGCGGATGCTGGCGGAACTGGCGAAAAAACTGAACCGCGACAACCTGGTCGTCATTTTCGACGGCGGCAACCTGTCGTCGCAGAACATGGACCCGGTGCAGTGCTTCAAGGAGTACGAAGCGATGCGGCCGTATATCGGCTGGATCCACATCAAAGACTACGCCATCGACTCGTCACTCGAATGGAAGGGCTACGTCGATGAAGAACGTCTGAAGAACTTCGTGCCTGCCAACGTGGGCGACTCAGGTCACGAACTGATTCTCCGCGACTTCCGCGACCACATCCCCGCCGCGACCGCCCGGATGCAGAAGTTCGGCCTGCCCGGCACGTTTCTGGAACTTGAACCGCACCTGAAAGGGGGCGGCCAATTCGGCGGCTTCAGCGGCCCCGACGGCATGGGCGTCGCCGTCCGCGCCCTGTGCTCGGTCCTGGACTACGTCGGCATCGACTACGACCTGCGGACGATGTGCGATATCAAGAAGGCCCGGGGGTTTTGA
- a CDS encoding argininosuccinate synthase, with protein sequence MSNSVVLAYSGGLDTSVLVGWLMDQGYDVHCLYVDLGQPGEDREAMLKKALDIGAKTAVAVDVTEELCRDFAFPVLQWQARYENIYLLGTSIARPLIAKACLQRAREVGATAFVHGATGKGNDQCRFQLAAEALDPTVKIIAPWRMESFRKQFPGRTEMLAYCEQKKIPVKATTKKPYSSDENCLHISYEAGKLEDPAVDGIPVIDFGMTVSPQEAPDKETSVTIGFKSGVPVSLNGKEVSAAQMVLQLNDIAGKNGVGRIDIVENRFVGMKSRGVYESPGMTCLYAAHQSLEQLTLDRDAVHLRDRISPEVAEMVYYGFWYCAKMDALMAFINELQKPVTGEVTLGLYKGNVRVMSRTSPQSLYDEAIASMEAGGDYNQTDAEGFLRILGVPLRVQGRVRLRDY encoded by the coding sequence ATGTCGAATTCTGTGGTGCTCGCCTATAGCGGCGGGCTGGATACGTCGGTTCTGGTCGGCTGGCTGATGGACCAGGGTTATGACGTTCACTGCCTGTACGTCGACCTGGGACAGCCTGGCGAAGACCGCGAGGCGATGCTGAAGAAGGCACTCGACATCGGGGCGAAAACGGCCGTTGCGGTCGACGTGACCGAAGAACTCTGTCGCGACTTTGCGTTCCCCGTCCTGCAATGGCAGGCCCGTTACGAAAACATCTACCTGCTGGGAACGTCGATCGCCCGTCCGCTGATTGCCAAGGCCTGTTTGCAGCGTGCCCGTGAAGTCGGGGCGACCGCCTTTGTGCATGGGGCAACCGGCAAGGGGAACGACCAGTGCCGTTTCCAGTTGGCGGCGGAAGCCCTCGACCCGACGGTGAAGATCATCGCCCCGTGGCGGATGGAGTCTTTCCGCAAGCAGTTCCCCGGCCGCACCGAAATGCTGGCCTACTGCGAGCAGAAGAAAATTCCGGTCAAAGCGACGACCAAGAAGCCGTATTCGTCCGACGAAAACTGCCTGCACATCAGCTACGAGGCCGGCAAGCTCGAAGACCCGGCGGTCGACGGGATTCCGGTGATCGATTTCGGAATGACGGTCTCGCCTCAGGAAGCCCCGGACAAGGAAACTTCGGTCACCATCGGCTTCAAGTCCGGCGTGCCGGTCAGTCTGAACGGCAAAGAGGTCTCGGCTGCTCAAATGGTGCTGCAGCTCAATGACATTGCCGGCAAGAACGGCGTCGGCCGCATCGACATTGTCGAGAACCGGTTTGTGGGAATGAAGAGCCGCGGCGTGTACGAATCGCCAGGCATGACCTGTCTGTATGCCGCGCATCAGTCGCTCGAACAGTTGACGCTCGACCGCGATGCCGTGCATCTGCGCGATCGCATCAGTCCGGAAGTGGCCGAAATGGTCTACTACGGGTTCTGGTACTGCGCCAAGATGGACGCCCTGATGGCGTTCATCAATGAACTTCAGAAGCCGGTGACCGGAGAAGTGACGCTGGGCCTGTACAAGGGGAACGTCCGCGTCATGAGCCGCACGTCACCGCAGAGCCTGTACGACGAAGCGATTGCCTCGATGGAAGCCGGCGGGGACTACAACCAGACGGATGCCGAAGGCTTCCTGCGAATTCTGGGAGTTCCGCTGCGAGTCCAGGGCCGGGTCCGTCTCCGCGACTATTGA
- a CDS encoding pyridoxal phosphate-dependent aminotransferase: protein MSERWIADRMRHIDASGIRKVFDLAANMTNPVNLSIGQPHFDTPEPIKAALQEAVNSGRNAYSQTQGIKPLLEMIQTDVDQQYGHGDRKVFITSGTSGGLMLTLSTLLNPGDEVIVFDPYFVMYKHLTTLAGGVIRPISTYPDFKIPLDKVRAAINDRTKLIILNSPSNPTGHVASEAEVRGLAELAREHDVALLSDEIYGAFCFDEAFVSPAKFNDQIIVIDGFSKSHSMTGWRIGWCHGPEHVLQQMIKLQQFTFVCAPHPVQWAACTAYHYDITDRVDDYRRKRDLLRKELADDFEIDGAEGAFYMFPKAPWGTGTEFVKKAIENQLLIIPGNVFSNSDSHFRISYAAPDETLLRGAEILRKVARSGGK, encoded by the coding sequence ATGAGCGAACGCTGGATTGCCGACCGGATGCGACATATCGACGCATCGGGAATTCGCAAGGTTTTCGACCTGGCGGCGAACATGACCAATCCGGTGAACCTGAGCATCGGTCAGCCGCACTTCGATACGCCTGAGCCGATCAAGGCGGCACTGCAAGAAGCGGTGAACAGCGGCCGCAATGCTTACAGCCAGACGCAGGGGATCAAACCGCTGCTGGAGATGATTCAGACGGATGTTGACCAGCAATATGGTCACGGCGACCGCAAGGTGTTCATCACCAGCGGCACGAGCGGGGGCCTGATGCTCACGCTGTCGACGCTGCTCAATCCCGGCGACGAGGTGATCGTCTTTGACCCGTACTTCGTGATGTACAAGCATCTGACGACGCTGGCCGGCGGAGTCATTCGGCCGATTTCCACTTATCCGGACTTCAAGATCCCGCTCGACAAGGTGCGAGCCGCCATCAATGATCGCACGAAGCTCATCATTCTAAACAGCCCCAGCAATCCGACGGGTCATGTCGCCAGTGAAGCGGAAGTGCGCGGGCTGGCGGAACTTGCCAGGGAGCATGACGTCGCTCTGCTGAGCGACGAGATCTATGGGGCCTTCTGCTTTGACGAAGCGTTCGTCAGCCCGGCGAAGTTCAACGATCAGATTATTGTCATCGATGGTTTCAGCAAGTCGCACTCGATGACGGGCTGGCGGATCGGCTGGTGTCACGGGCCGGAGCATGTCCTGCAGCAGATGATCAAGCTGCAGCAGTTCACATTCGTCTGCGCTCCGCATCCGGTCCAATGGGCCGCCTGCACGGCGTATCACTACGACATCACAGATCGGGTGGACGATTACCGCCGCAAACGCGACCTGTTGCGTAAGGAACTGGCCGACGATTTTGAAATCGATGGAGCCGAAGGGGCGTTCTATATGTTCCCGAAGGCTCCCTGGGGCACCGGAACCGAGTTCGTCAAAAAGGCGATCGAGAATCAGTTGTTGATTATTCCAGGAAACGTCTTCAGCAACTCGGACTCGCACTTCCGGATCTCGTATGCCGCGCCGGACGAAACGCTGCTGCGTGGAGCGGAGATTTTGCGGAAGGTGGCTCGATCCGGCGGAAAGTAA